A region from the Cannabis sativa cultivar Pink pepper isolate KNU-18-1 chromosome 9, ASM2916894v1, whole genome shotgun sequence genome encodes:
- the LOC115719782 gene encoding uncharacterized protein LOC115719782 produces the protein MTNVLKNLSIGNAKNIQPAAAIQSDDVSCVFCGEGHANNGAFSNSYNQAWKNHPNLSWGGQGASSSTTPVQGRQAYPPGFSQQPGHSQHAQNSQPSSLESLMQDYMAKNDAVIQSQAASLRNLELQLGHLANELKARPQGSLPSDTENPRRDGKEQCKSIHLRSGKHLKNSEEEIKGSGEPTSIQIDEKLSKNRPELADTAPVDTKKGFRKQQQDGQFKRFLDVLKQLHINIPLVEALEQMPNYVKFLKDILTKKRRLGELETVALTEGCSAMLKSKIPHKLKDPGSFTIPISIGGWDVGRALCDLGASINLMPMSIFKKLGIGEARPTTVTLQLADRSMAHPDGKIEDVLVQVDKFIFPADFIILDYEEDREVPIILGRPFLATGRTLIDVEKGELTMRAQDEQATFKVFHPIVLWMQ, from the exons atgacgaatgttttgaagaatttgagTATTGGGAACGCTAAAAATATTCAACCAGCTGCTGCCATTCAAAGTGATGATGTATCATGTGTGTTTTGTGGAGAAGGGCATGC AAACAATGGGGCATTCTCAAACTCTTACAATCAAGCATGGAAGAATCATCCTAATTTATCTTGGGGGGGTCAAGGAGCAAGCTCAAGCACCACACCAGTCCAAGGAAGACAAGCATATCCACCGGGTTTTTCACAACAACCGGGACATTCACAACATGCTCAAAATTCCCAACCGAGTTCTTTGGAGAGTTTAATGCAGGATTATATGgccaaaaatgatgcggtgataCAAAGTCAAGCTGCATCTCTTCGAAACTTAGAGTTGCAACTTGGACATTTGGCCAATGAATTAAAAGCTAGGCCGCAAGGTTCTTTGCCTAGTGACACGGAGAATCCAAGGAGGGATGGGAAGGAACAATGCAAATCCATTCACTTGAGGAGTGGCAAGCATCTGAAAAATTCCGAGGAGGAAATAAAGGGTAGTGGGGAGCCCACTTCAATCCAAATCGacgaaaaattgagtaaaaatcGCCCAGAACTTGCCGATACTGCACCGGTTGATACAAAGAAAGG atttcGGAAACAACAGCAAGATGGGCAATTCAAGAGGTTTCTAGATGTGTTGAAGCAGCTCCATATCAATATTCCCTTGGTGGAAGCATTGGAGCAAATGCCGAATTATGTCaagttcttaaaagatattttgacGAAGAAAAGGAGGTTGGGGGAGCTTGAAACTGTGGCTCTTACCGAAGGATGCAGCGCCATGTTGAAAAGTAAGATTCCACATAAATTAAAAGATCCGGGCAGCTTCACAATTCCAATTTCTATTGGGGGATGGGATGTTGGAAGAGCTCTTTGTGATTTGGGAGCTAGTATTAATCTCATGCCCATGTCTATTTTCAAGAAGTtgggaattggagaagcaaggccAACCACCGTCACTTTGCAATTAGCGGATCGTTCCATGGCTCATCCGGATGGAAAAATTGAAGATGTTTTGGTACAAGTAGATAAGTTCATCTTTCCGGCGGACTTCATTATTCTTGACTATGAGGAAGATAGGGAAGTTCCAATCATTTTAGGGAGGCCATTTCTTGCCACGGGAAGAACTTTGATAGATGTTGAAAAAGGAGAGCTCACCATGAGAGCTCAAGATGAGCAAGCCACATTCAAGGTTTTCCATCCCATAGTGCTCTGGATGCAATAG